The DNA window CGGTCCCTTTCTTCTGAGCGTCCTTCCAGCGGTTCCGCTCCACTTCATGGCGTTGCGAATCGGCCTCGTATGCGACCATGTCGTTGGCGAATTGCTGGCGTGCCTCCTTGTACATTTCGACCAAAGGGCGAGTCGCCAGTTTCAATACGGCACTCTTGGCTGTGCCGGATCGGGCGACGATGGCGCCCCAGAGGATTGCGGCTTCCGTCCATCCACGTTTCACTTGCGCGGCCACGCGATTGCCGATCGCTCCGGCCAGGACCACCAGCACCGTCAACGATGCACAGGCGGGGTCGGTACCCGTCGCCGCCGCAAGTTCAGTTACGAACCCACGCAGAGATTTGGGCAGGGCATCGGTGGGGAACGGCTTGAATCGCTCCACCGCCGGCGGGCGAGGTGCCGGGGCCTCCGGCTCGGCCGCGGTCAACAGCGCCGCCAGTTTTGTCTTGATCGCGTCGGGGTCTTCGCCACGGTCCACAACGTCGGCGATGTCGCCACCAACGGGCAGATCGGACCATGTGTCACGCAGGTCAATCACACGCACGCGGGCCGGCGGACTCAACTTCACCAGAATGGCCGAAACCTCGGCCGCGTACTTCGCGCCCGCCTTGTCCGCGTCGGGAACAATCACCACGTCGCGACCGGCCAGTGGCGTCCAATCCGATTTCCCCGCAGCTTGGGCACCGCCGGCGGACGTAGCTACCAGCAGCCCCAGACCGGCTGCCGAATCGGCTGCTTTCTCCCCCTCGGTGACATAGACGCGCTCGCCAGGCCGGGCAGTCAGGTCGGGCAGGTGGTACAGCGGGCGAGGTTCGGGCATGGCGCTAATGGTCCAGCCACCGATCGCACCAGGTCGCCGGCTCACCGGCCGAATGTCCTTCCCGCCGTTTGTCAGGTTCCACCGCACGACCATTCCCACCGGCTCCCCGTCGGCGTTGTAGTAATTCCACATCACCGCAAGGGGGCCCTTCCGGCGCTCAAGTTCCGCAACCGCTTCTGCCGCCGTGGCGAAGGTCAGCCCGGGCTTGTGCATTGGCTTAGCAGGCTTTCGCGTCGGGGGCGATTCGATCTTTTGCGGCATCAGATCCGCGAGCTGCAAGCCGAGCGCCGCCGTGATGGCGACTGGGGTACATCCTGCGTGGCAATGAACCAATGCGCCGCCGGCATCGCCTTCGCCGATGCTCAGGCTGGGCTGATCGTCGTCATGTGCCGGGCAGCGGACTGACCAGCCCGCACCGTTGCGCTTCGCGTCGGGCAACTTCGACAAGAGCAGTTCAAGCGGCGTCATTGGCTCCCCCTTCGGGCTTTGCCCCGTCCACCGCTTTGGTCGCCTGCGTCTGTTCATCCAACCAACGGACCAGTGCCGCCGTGGGATACATGATCCTCTTTCCCCGCCGAACGTGGGGCACGTCGCCGTCCTGCGTCCACTGCCACAGCGTCCGCTCGCAGACGCCCAAGGCCTTAGCCGCTTCACGCGGGCGAAGCGCCAGGCAGGGCGTGGTCGGGTCCCCGATACGATTCAGAAGGGGATTACTCATGATCCACCTCCTTAGCGGCGCGTGCCGCCCGATCGGCTAGTAATGCGACGACCTTCTTCCGATTGAAGCGGTACTTGTCGCCGACTTTCAGGTGGGGGATTCTGCCAGCGTCGGCCTCGGCCTTGATCCACTCTTTCGGAAGCTTCAAGGCGTCGGCCAATGCCGGCAGCGAAAGCAATTGATGATTGCCATTTCTCATGTCCCCCAGAATGCAAAGCTGAATGTGCGCCAAGCGTGCGCCAGACGTGCGCTAGACGTGATTCCCGCGGATTTGCGATTTTTTCTTCGGTGGGAGCGGACTTTGTGCCCCCGCAGCACGATTCCCCTTCTCCGGCGCAACCAGCCTATACCGCCCGTCTCCGCATCGTTGGATCATTGTGCCAAACGCTGGGTGGTTTCGGAATGCTACATCCATACGGAAGTCATCGCGTTCATCATCTACATGCTGCCGGATTGAATCCTGATGCAAGCCGAGGCCGGTCTTCTGCCATTCCTTCCACAATGCCTCGATCGCCGATGATTGCACACCCTTGGCGAAGGTGTATTCCGTCCCGAACCACCTCACGAATACAAAGTCCGTCGAGTGCGTGGCGTCTGGCGTGGAGGAGGAATCGGCCGTCAGACACCAATCGTAAAGCGACTGCCATTCGGCCAATGCGTCATTGAGTGGGGCCGGCAGGGGCGGGGCGCCTCTCCGTGCAGCTCGGATCTCCAACGCGAAATCACGCGCCTTGCGATTCGGCTCGGCCAGATATGACGGAGCACCTTCATTGAATTTCTCGGGCGCGGCGTCGAAGTACACGTTTCGTTGACGTTTCAGCCACCAAAGTAGGCGATCGCTAGAGTTGATCCTAGGTTCATCCGGAATGCTATACTCGCGGTGTAGGGCATGGATCTCGCCGGCCACGTCGGCGTTTTGCTCGAAACTCGGATTGGCCTTCCAACGCTCTTTCAACGTGGCCCACCGATGGTCGGATTGCATCAACGCCACGCGTTGGTCGTAGTCGAGATGATCTTGCCGGATCCAATCGCGAAGTCGCTGTTGCTCGGCCGTGTTCTGCTGCTCAACTTCGAGAAACGACGCTATTGCGACTTGTTCCTGATGAATTCTGACCTGCTGCTTCGCCGCGTTCTCAAGTTCGATCCACGGTTTCGACTCGTCATTCCGATCAGGCAAGTTCTGAGCCGATTGGCCGCGGCTCGTCGGTGCCTGCAGCGCGGCCCAGGCCATTCGCACCGTGTCCATCCACCGTCGTAATTCGGCTTCATCGCTCAGAATCGACGCTGCCGCCCAGCGTGAGATCGATTCGATGTCACCGGTCGCAGTGGCCCCCCACGGCCCAAACAGATTGAAGATCGGGTGTCGCATATGGGCACCTGCGTCCCACAACATCACCGCCATCAGCAGGATTGCCTTCGCCTTGCAGTCGTGATGTTCCTCACCATGGCTCTCTTTCAAAACGTTGATGGCCGCGCATACGCAACGGCCAAGAGACCAGTCTTTCGCGGTTGGCGGAGCCGACGCCTCTGCCAGAACTTCTCCAAATCGGACTCGTCGCGCCACCACATCTTCGATAAAGCGAGTTGCATACTCCGCATCAGAGCGGTGCGACTCCAATTGGACGGGATGGTCCTTATACCGTTCCCACGTCGTCAGTTTGTGCCACCCGAGTCGCTCGGGGCCGTACTCCGCCAAGAGAAACCTCGCTCCCTCTTGGTAGCCGTCGGACCTAGAAAGGATGTCCGCACGTATCGATGCCAGGAGCGTTACGTCATCAGGCGTGTAGTTGCCGGCCATGTCTCACCGTCAAGTTTGCCGGGTCGGCCCGGGTGCGGCCGGGGACGGTGAGTTCACCGACCGGCACCCAAGCCACTTGGCGGGGATCAGCCGCCCTTCCCGAGGGTCGCTGTTTTGACTTCCTAATCCTAAGCAAGCTCCCGTAGTAAGCCCCTGCGACATGCCATGCTTGACGCCAATCGCTCGACGCGTGATATTTGCCGAATTGGCCGGCAAACTGGCCGGCTAGATTGAGCAGATTATTTATGCTTTTCGATCCTGTCAATACTGGCTTCCTACTGACCCCTGAGCAGCAGGCTGTCGCTGCCGACGAGAAGGTGGGGTTCCATTTTGGGGGCAAGGGAACGCATACAAGTCGAACCATTATGTTGGACGAGTTGGCGAGCCTGCTGCGGGCTGCCGGCCCCGATTTCACACGCGCAGACTACCGCCGATTGATCGTTGAAGACAACTGCCTCGGAAAGCGTACGGGCGCCACCCGCCGGATCACTGACCAGAGGCTGTCAGAGCTTTATGCTCTAGATGGTGGCGTCGTCCTCTTCCGTGTGCTGCGTCAGCTTTGGGCTGGCGATGACCGCGGCCGGCCGCTTCTGGCGCTTCTCATGACGTTGGCCCGCGATCCCTTGCTCAGGTTCACGTCGCCGGCGGTGTTACGCCTGCAGCCGGGTGAGGAACTCGGACGCCAGTCGTTCACCGATGCGCTTAACCGCGGCACTGGCTCGCGGTTTAACGAGGCGGTGCTGGACAAAATCGTCCGCAATGCGGCGTCATCCTGGACTCAGTCCGGCCACCTTGAGGGCCGCAGTCGAAAGACCCGCCGTGCCGTCAGCCCCACGCCGGCCGTTGTGACCTTCGCCCTAGTGCTGGGCTATGCCCTCGGGGCGCGGGGCGCTGTGCTGTTCGAGACACTTTGGTCGAAGGTGTTGGATGCCAGCACCGACGAACTGCTCTTCTTGGCTATGGATGCAAAGCGCGTAGGCTACCTCGACCTGAAAGTGTCCGGCGGTGTCGTGGAGGTCTCCTTCTCACGACTGCTGACCGAGGAGGAAAGGCGGTTGATTCATGGGACGGATTGAAGACTTGGCCAGCCGCTACCAAAGCCATATCTCCGCGCCTTGGCAGCGCAACCTTGCCGGCGCCCAGCGGACGATCTTCGTCGTCCACGACAAGGCCGACGAGCGGAAGCTCCGGGCAAAGCTAGAGCTTTTCGAGTTGCATACGCGCCAAGCCGGCTGCGGCTGGAAGCTGTTTGATTTCACCTGTACCTTTGCCCGCTGGATGGCCGCGATGGACCCCGGCTATCGACAGGCGTACTTCGAGGTGCCCAGCGACTTGGCATCGAAGCTCCAGCCCGAGAACAACGAGTTCGCGCATTACGCCGCGGCGGAGTTGCGAAAGGTGCTGACAGCGGACGACGTGACGGCCGACACTGTGGTTGCCGTGCATGGCGTGGCGTCGCTGTTTGGTTTCACAAAGGCATCCCTGGTGCTTGAAGAGGTCAAGCATGACATTCGCGGGCGGCTCGTCCTGTTCTTCCCCGGCGAGTTTGACAACAACAATTATCGTCTGCTCGACGCTCGAGACGGCTGGAGCTACTTGGCCGTCCCCATCACGTTGCATAGCGGAGCCCTTGAACAATGAAGAATCGAGAAGTCTTCCAGCGTGATCCGGCCGCGACCAAGTTGCTTAACGATGGCGTTGCGGCAGTTGGTGAGGCGCGCACGCCTAAGGAACTTGAGACCCTCCGCTACGAGCTTGAGCAATTCGTCTGCGAAGGCCAGTACAAGGCGGGCATCGTCCGCATCTTGGAGTCCTATCTCGGCAGCGTGGACGCGACCGTCCAGCCGGCGGCGTGGATCAGCGGCTTTTACGGCAGCGGAAAGTCGCACTTGGAGAAGATGCTCCGTCACCTTTGGATCGACACCAAGTTCGACGATGGCGCGACCGCGCGTGGGCTGGCCCGGTTGCCGGCCGAGGTGACGGACCTGCTCAAGGAGTTGAGCACGCTGGGCAAGCGCTGCGGGGGGCTTCACGCCGCCGCCGGGACGCTGCCCTCCGGCGGCGGCAACAGCGTACGCCTCACCGTGCTGGCGATCATCTTCCGCTCCAAGGGCCTGCCAGAAACCTTGCCCCAGGCCCGCTTTTGCCTCTGGCTCCAAAAGGCGGGCATTTATGCCAAGGTGCGCAAGACCGTTGAAGCTGCTGGCAAGGACTTCCTCCGCGAACTGCAAGACCTATACGTAAGCCCGGTTCTGGCCAAGGCCCTACTCGCCGCTGATTCGGACTTTGCCCCCGACGACAAACAGGCCCGCGCCACCCTGCGTGCGCAGTTCCCCGTGGTGGCGGATGTATCGACAGCCGAGTTCATCGGCTACGTCCGCGAAGTGCTGGCGGACGGCGGTCAGACT is part of the Humisphaera borealis genome and encodes:
- a CDS encoding DUF3987 domain-containing protein, whose amino-acid sequence is MTPLELLLSKLPDAKRNGAGWSVRCPAHDDDQPSLSIGEGDAGGALVHCHAGCTPVAITAALGLQLADLMPQKIESPPTRKPAKPMHKPGLTFATAAEAVAELERRKGPLAVMWNYYNADGEPVGMVVRWNLTNGGKDIRPVSRRPGAIGGWTISAMPEPRPLYHLPDLTARPGERVYVTEGEKAADSAAGLGLLVATSAGGAQAAGKSDWTPLAGRDVVIVPDADKAGAKYAAEVSAILVKLSPPARVRVIDLRDTWSDLPVGGDIADVVDRGEDPDAIKTKLAALLTAAEPEAPAPRPPAVERFKPFPTDALPKSLRGFVTELAAATGTDPACASLTVLVVLAGAIGNRVAAQVKRGWTEAAILWGAIVARSGTAKSAVLKLATRPLVEMYKEARQQFANDMVAYEADSQRHEVERNRWKDAQKKGTGPSDPPVEPEPPTEQRLMVSDVTCEKLGVLLQDNPLGLLLVRDELAAWVGAFDRYAAGGKGSDAPVWLSFFDAAPSMIDRKGAAGTIFVERGSVSVLGSIQPGTLRRVFGAAERESGLLARLLLVQPPTQPVVWTDEELSDATATDWANLLRALMNIQPGTDDQGKSRPRLIPLAPDAKTVYVTWHDAHGREVADIHADDLAAHFGKLKGICIRIGLLFACVDAATTGQPIAAISRDHIERAIAVTDWFKGEARRVYGALGEDDEQRDRRRLVELIQRKGGTVTVRDLQQSSRLYTTADDASGALQALVEAGEGRWEQQGPSARGGRPTRIFHLNTPTASTQRPLNRTAAPTKPPLAGQGTGSVDVGAVDTGEADDGDWGEV
- a CDS encoding helix-turn-helix domain-containing protein, coding for MSNPLLNRIGDPTTPCLALRPREAAKALGVCERTLWQWTQDGDVPHVRRGKRIMYPTAALVRWLDEQTQATKAVDGAKPEGGANDAA
- a CDS encoding helix-turn-helix domain-containing protein gives rise to the protein MRNGNHQLLSLPALADALKLPKEWIKAEADAGRIPHLKVGDKYRFNRKKVVALLADRAARAAKEVDHE
- a CDS encoding BREX protein BrxB domain-containing protein, with amino-acid sequence MGRIEDLASRYQSHISAPWQRNLAGAQRTIFVVHDKADERKLRAKLELFELHTRQAGCGWKLFDFTCTFARWMAAMDPGYRQAYFEVPSDLASKLQPENNEFAHYAAAELRKVLTADDVTADTVVAVHGVASLFGFTKASLVLEEVKHDIRGRLVLFFPGEFDNNNYRLLDARDGWSYLAVPITLHSGALEQ